AAAAACTATCTAAGTTAGGTAATTCTTTAATTGATTCTAAATTGAAATATCTTAAAAATTCATCTGTAGTTGAATATAATATAGGTCTTCCTGGGACATCTAACCTTCCACAATCCTTAATTAGATTTTTTTCCATAAGTGTCACTATTGCTCTATCACTTTTAACCCCTCTTATTTCATCAATATCTACCCTAGTAATAGGCTGCTTATATGAAATTATAGATAAGGTCTCTAACGCTGCTTGTGATAATGATTGTCTACTATTTTTCTTTAACAATTTTTGTATATAGTTGCTATTCTCATTCTTTGTTACAAGTTGATATTTCTCATTTACTTTAATTATTTTTATTCCTCTGTAACTACTTTTACTATAGTTTCTAATCATAGCTTCTATAGTAGCCTCAACTTCATTTTCTGATATATCTAATATATTAGCTATATCTTTTTTATCTAAAGCATCACCACTTACAAATAGTAAAGATTCGATTATTGAATATCTACTATTATTTATGTTTTCTATTTCTATTTGATTATAATTTTTCATTTCAATTTATCCTTTCAACTATAATATCTTGAAAATTTTCTGATTGTAACAATTGAACCTCTCTCAATTTAGCTAACTCTAATAAAGCTAAAAAGGTAACTACTACTTCCATCTTACATACAGACTCAAAAACAATCTCACTGAAAACTACCATCTTCTTATCAGTAATTATTTTTCTTATCTTATCTATTTTATCTTCTATTTTAA
Above is a genomic segment from Clostridium bornimense containing:
- the scpB gene encoding SMC-Scp complex subunit ScpB, encoding MKNYNQIEIENINNSRYSIIESLLFVSGDALDKKDIANILDISENEVEATIEAMIRNYSKSSYRGIKIIKVNEKYQLVTKNENSNYIQKLLKKNSRQSLSQAALETLSIISYKQPITRVDIDEIRGVKSDRAIVTLMEKNLIKDCGRLDVPGRPILYSTTDEFLRYFNLESIKELPNLDSFYTSNNDEEAEPEVTP